A DNA window from Sporosarcina sp. ANT_H38 contains the following coding sequences:
- a CDS encoding ubiquinol-cytochrome c reductase iron-sulfur subunit has translation MSKKVSRRQFMSYTLMGVGGFMASGMLMPMVRFAIDPVLQKTGEGDFIPTPQKVDELTETPVRVDFTIKDRKDAWYKSDVSNTAWVYKEGDTVIALSPVCKHLGCTVNWGGDEKHPDQYFCPCHAGRYMKNGDNVKGTPPLGPLDEFDVKVEDGFVYLGKTKPNTLV, from the coding sequence ATGAGCAAGAAAGTGTCAAGACGCCAATTCATGAGTTATACACTTATGGGTGTTGGTGGATTCATGGCATCAGGAATGTTGATGCCAATGGTTCGTTTTGCAATCGACCCAGTTTTGCAGAAGACAGGTGAAGGAGACTTCATCCCGACTCCGCAAAAAGTGGACGAGCTAACGGAAACGCCAGTTCGTGTCGATTTCACTATCAAAGATCGAAAAGATGCCTGGTATAAATCTGACGTGTCAAACACTGCTTGGGTTTATAAAGAAGGCGATACGGTCATCGCGCTTTCTCCTGTCTGTAAACACCTTGGTTGTACGGTAAACTGGGGCGGCGATGAAAAGCATCCAGATCAATATTTCTGTCCATGCCACGCGGGACGTTATATGAAAAATGGTGACAACGTAAAAGGAACTCCACCACTCGGACCACTTGATGAATTTGACGTTAAAGTCGAAGACGGATTCGTGTATCTTGGAAAAACAAAACCGAACACATTAGTTTAA
- a CDS encoding DUF2487 family protein yields the protein MNWTAHDMNTYLQQKEYIDTLIIPLLRVETEPGHMKNSASSSEFLMHLTTFIETQFKGRIMLMPPFAYTKSMDLIELAATLSGDLSMSPFKHVFYLTTDSAWTSIKIDGEVIWLPSIPLENMEPQLRKTIIEDQLRQVLPRFMEKWSEQ from the coding sequence ATGAATTGGACTGCACACGATATGAATACATATTTGCAACAGAAAGAATATATCGATACACTTATAATTCCTCTGCTTAGAGTAGAGACTGAACCGGGGCACATGAAAAATAGTGCTTCTTCTTCCGAGTTTTTGATGCATCTCACGACGTTCATCGAAACGCAGTTCAAAGGGCGCATCATGCTTATGCCTCCGTTCGCATATACAAAGTCGATGGATTTGATAGAATTAGCAGCAACATTGTCCGGCGATCTTTCGATGTCACCATTCAAACACGTATTTTACTTGACGACTGATTCTGCGTGGACAAGTATTAAAATAGACGGCGAAGTGATCTGGCTTCCATCTATCCCGCTTGAAAATATGGAGCCTCAATTAAGGAAAACAATTATCGAGGATCAACTTCGACAAGTTTTACCGCGCTTCATGGAAAAATGGTCGGAACAATAA
- a CDS encoding ReoY family proteolytic degradation factor codes for MTAMIPVAAKKDFVRWFLKRYKLKRRECVWILNYLLSHEQLLQNVHFTDEAHYCPRAMVMSTTGSESIPFRFYKGNLMTADAEKSFHDLRLHPDDKMYIQLNFSNSHTCPEYASVREENPFLPDYLQVSEGDREIAEQLLEESVALMNVDMLMKSVDEALDTNDKERFIVLSALLNDMKVSKN; via the coding sequence ATGACGGCCATGATTCCTGTCGCTGCTAAAAAGGACTTTGTGCGATGGTTCTTAAAGCGGTACAAATTGAAGCGCCGTGAATGTGTGTGGATTTTGAATTACCTTCTAAGCCATGAACAACTTCTGCAAAACGTTCACTTTACGGATGAAGCACATTACTGTCCAAGGGCTATGGTAATGTCAACAACGGGTTCAGAGAGTATTCCATTTCGCTTTTACAAAGGGAATTTAATGACCGCAGATGCCGAAAAATCATTTCATGACTTGAGACTTCACCCCGATGATAAGATGTATATACAACTTAATTTTTCGAACAGCCATACTTGCCCGGAATATGCAAGTGTTCGTGAGGAAAATCCTTTTCTTCCGGATTATTTACAAGTAAGTGAAGGTGATCGAGAAATCGCTGAGCAATTGCTGGAGGAAAGTGTTGCTTTGATGAATGTTGATATGCTTATGAAAAGTGTTGATGAAGCCCTTGACACAAATGACAAGGAACGGTTTATTGTATTATCTGCACTGTTGAATGACATGAAAGTATCGAAGAATTAA
- a CDS encoding tetratricopeptide repeat protein codes for MGQLEEIEQNILGGDVEIITGVIDQLIGSTDFDLLYEAADLFASYGFMAEADRLYETLRLHLPDEAQLKIDRAGTLLELGEEDEALLLLTDVGPDDEEYVQALLALADYYQMSGMAEAALAKIKEAHELVPHEPVIRFAYAELLLDSGKYGEAARMYLELHDETDEIGGIRILSRLAETYSAGAAYEEAIPYYEEILQDNAMPDTLFGAAFAYFQSGNAERAVTLLDTLIEMDPDYFSAYMLAGQSLSVLGDDQRAYDMFKDGIRRDEFDKELQLTAGKSALKLGLPEKAEEHLKEALALDPEYIEALITLASLYNEREQSHELIDLLTYSKDNQVDIPLLDTFMAYAYEREEQYDDAYVSYGKAYIGMKDDHGFLENFAKFLLEEGKPDEALKIVKELLEIVPDDENWRAFLEAQNDKEE; via the coding sequence ATGGGACAGTTAGAAGAAATTGAACAAAATATTTTAGGCGGTGATGTAGAAATAATCACCGGTGTCATTGATCAGTTAATAGGGTCTACGGATTTCGATTTGCTCTATGAAGCAGCAGATTTATTTGCTAGCTACGGATTTATGGCGGAGGCTGATCGTCTTTATGAAACTTTGCGTCTTCATTTGCCCGATGAAGCGCAGTTGAAAATTGATCGTGCAGGCACGTTGCTTGAGCTTGGAGAAGAGGATGAAGCACTTCTGCTACTCACGGATGTGGGCCCGGACGACGAGGAATATGTACAAGCCCTTTTAGCGTTAGCAGATTATTATCAGATGTCTGGAATGGCGGAAGCAGCTCTTGCAAAGATTAAAGAAGCGCATGAACTTGTACCCCATGAGCCTGTAATTCGGTTCGCGTATGCGGAATTGCTCCTCGATTCTGGGAAGTACGGAGAGGCAGCTCGGATGTATCTTGAATTGCATGATGAAACGGATGAAATCGGTGGCATTCGAATCTTATCAAGACTTGCTGAAACGTATAGTGCTGGAGCGGCTTATGAAGAGGCGATTCCATATTACGAAGAAATATTGCAAGATAACGCCATGCCGGATACACTTTTCGGGGCCGCATTTGCTTACTTCCAAAGTGGAAATGCAGAAAGAGCAGTCACACTGTTAGACACTTTAATAGAAATGGATCCAGATTATTTTTCTGCATACATGTTGGCAGGACAGTCATTGTCGGTATTAGGTGATGACCAGAGGGCATACGATATGTTCAAAGATGGAATCCGCAGAGATGAATTTGACAAGGAACTACAATTGACCGCCGGAAAATCAGCATTGAAACTCGGCCTTCCAGAAAAGGCTGAAGAGCATTTGAAAGAAGCATTGGCACTCGATCCTGAATATATTGAAGCGCTTATTACTCTTGCTTCGTTATACAACGAGAGGGAACAGAGCCATGAACTAATCGATCTGCTGACGTACTCAAAAGATAATCAAGTCGATATTCCTTTGTTGGACACGTTTATGGCGTATGCGTATGAACGTGAGGAACAATATGACGATGCATACGTATCCTATGGTAAGGCATATATTGGGATGAAAGATGATCACGGTTTCCTTGAAAACTTCGCGAAATTTCTTCTTGAAGAAGGAAAACCTGATGAAGCCCTCAAAATAGTCAAGGAATTGCTTGAAATTGTTCCTGATGATGAGAATTGGAGAGCTTTTCTAGAAGCACAAAATGACAAGGAGGAGTGA
- the aroA gene encoding 3-phosphoshikimate 1-carboxyvinyltransferase → MVETKLVEFNKPELKGNVVVPGDKSISHRAVMLGSIAEGKSQITGFLDGEDCLRTIDIFRQLGVSIERDGTNVTVVSPGMQGWQNPSEDLYAGNSGTTARLILGILAGSTIRSVLTGDESLSKRPMNRVTLPLSSMGASVAGEPDGNLLPLTITGGPLSAIEYDMPVASAQVKSAILFAGLNAEGTTVISEKTVSRDHTERMLLQFGADVQVDGTKVSVKGGNVLRGKDVLVPGDISSAAFFMAAAAMIRGSSVTFTNVGLNPTRTGILDVLTNMGACVEILEEVNGAGEPYGTVKVSYEGLRGTEISGDLIPRLIDELPVIALLATQAEGTTIIKDAGELRVKETDRIAAVTSELKKIGANIEATDDGMIINGPTKLSGGTLASYGDHRLGMMAAIAALISSAPIRIEDPACIAISYPGFFIDLEKLAVSIIAKG, encoded by the coding sequence TTGGTAGAGACGAAACTAGTGGAGTTCAATAAACCGGAATTAAAGGGTAATGTGGTAGTTCCGGGTGATAAATCGATATCGCACCGTGCTGTGATGCTCGGTTCCATCGCTGAAGGTAAATCACAAATTACCGGATTCCTGGACGGAGAAGATTGCCTGCGGACAATTGATATTTTTCGACAACTCGGGGTATCAATTGAAAGGGATGGCACTAACGTCACAGTAGTTAGCCCTGGAATGCAAGGATGGCAAAATCCGTCTGAGGATCTTTATGCCGGTAATTCAGGGACGACAGCACGTCTAATACTTGGTATACTTGCAGGCTCGACTATCAGGTCCGTTTTGACAGGAGATGAATCGCTGTCAAAGCGTCCAATGAATAGAGTTACACTACCCTTGTCATCTATGGGGGCTTCTGTAGCAGGTGAACCTGACGGCAATCTACTTCCACTCACGATTACGGGTGGACCGCTCTCTGCGATTGAATACGACATGCCTGTTGCCAGTGCTCAAGTAAAATCGGCTATTCTGTTTGCTGGTTTGAATGCCGAAGGGACAACTGTTATTAGCGAGAAGACAGTTTCGCGCGATCATACTGAACGTATGCTTTTGCAATTTGGAGCGGATGTTCAGGTAGACGGAACTAAAGTTAGTGTCAAAGGGGGAAATGTGCTCCGTGGCAAGGATGTGTTAGTGCCAGGTGATATTTCATCAGCAGCATTTTTCATGGCCGCAGCTGCAATGATTAGAGGAAGTTCTGTTACGTTTACAAATGTCGGGCTTAATCCGACAAGGACGGGGATATTGGACGTGCTCACGAATATGGGTGCATGTGTTGAAATCCTCGAAGAAGTTAACGGAGCCGGGGAACCGTATGGTACTGTTAAAGTATCTTATGAAGGATTGCGAGGGACCGAAATCAGTGGGGACTTAATACCAAGGCTAATCGATGAGCTGCCTGTTATCGCTTTGCTTGCGACGCAGGCCGAGGGCACAACAATTATCAAGGACGCCGGGGAACTACGAGTCAAAGAGACAGACAGAATTGCGGCTGTAACGTCGGAATTGAAAAAGATAGGTGCAAATATTGAAGCAACAGACGACGGGATGATTATCAATGGACCTACGAAACTTTCCGGCGGCACGCTTGCTTCTTATGGAGATCATAGATTGGGCATGATGGCTGCAATTGCAGCACTTATTTCGTCAGCTCCAATCCGTATTGAAGATCCAGCATGCATCGCTATTTCGTATCCGGGATTCTTCATAGACTTAGAAAAGCTCGCGGTCTCGATAATTGCAAAAGGATAA
- a CDS encoding prephenate dehydrogenase yields MIPNVAIIGLGLIGGSLGLALKRNPGLQVTGYDRSFSTLEQAFRRGIIDRIATSVENACEHADVIIFATPVNTTVKMMHQAVDWNLKEDVIMTDTGSTKGPIMDAARRLLERGITFIGGHPMAGSHKSGVTAAKEHLFENAYYILTPDSQTDSSKVEQLRVLLGPTKGKIVVLDSEEHDRMTAIVSHFPHLVASSLVGRLSAQQEEQPFVNKLAAGGFRDLTRIASADPIMWRDITTQNREELLKQLDGWLEEMENVRNMLKSNDPDEIYDYFAGAKQFRDDLPITSQGAFYMTFDLHIDIPDHPGIISEITKILADERISLTNIRIVETRTDVFGILVISFQSTDDREQAKSALSRTMNFSMYIV; encoded by the coding sequence ATGATACCGAATGTCGCCATAATTGGACTTGGCCTGATTGGTGGTTCGCTCGGGCTTGCATTGAAACGTAACCCGGGTCTGCAAGTAACGGGGTACGACCGATCCTTTAGTACGTTGGAACAAGCATTCCGTAGGGGAATCATCGATAGAATCGCGACGTCCGTTGAGAATGCATGCGAACATGCGGACGTCATTATCTTTGCCACACCAGTCAATACGACGGTTAAAATGATGCATCAAGCGGTCGACTGGAATTTGAAAGAAGATGTTATTATGACGGATACGGGCAGTACGAAAGGTCCAATCATGGATGCTGCAAGACGATTGCTTGAACGTGGAATTACTTTTATAGGTGGCCATCCAATGGCAGGCTCCCATAAAAGTGGGGTAACTGCGGCTAAAGAGCATCTATTTGAAAATGCGTATTACATATTAACACCAGATTCACAAACAGACAGCTCAAAAGTCGAGCAGCTCCGCGTTCTACTTGGTCCAACGAAAGGTAAAATTGTCGTGCTCGATTCTGAAGAACATGACCGGATGACGGCAATCGTTAGTCATTTTCCTCATCTCGTCGCTTCATCGCTCGTTGGAAGGCTGTCAGCACAACAAGAAGAGCAACCATTTGTTAATAAACTCGCTGCAGGCGGATTTCGCGACTTGACTCGTATCGCATCTGCAGATCCCATCATGTGGCGTGATATTACGACGCAGAATAGAGAAGAGTTGTTAAAACAGCTTGACGGATGGCTTGAAGAGATGGAAAATGTTCGAAATATGCTAAAATCGAATGATCCCGACGAAATATATGATTATTTTGCAGGAGCGAAACAGTTCCGAGACGACTTACCGATTACGTCTCAGGGTGCATTCTATATGACATTCGATTTGCATATTGATATCCCGGATCACCCAGGGATTATTTCGGAAATCACAAAAATACTCGCGGATGAACGAATCAGTTTAACAAATATCCGAATCGTTGAGACGCGGACGGATGTCTTTGGAATACTTGTTATCAGCTTCCAATCTACTGATGACCGGGAACAGGCAAAATCCGCTCTTTCCAGAACAATGAATTTTAGCATGTACATAGTTTGA
- the hisC gene encoding histidinol-phosphate transaminase yields the protein MNWKKALESIQPYKPGRSIDEAKRIYGLNDVVKLASNENPYGCAPSVRDYLTSAAIQHEIYPDGYAGGLRKKLAGKHGVDETSLLFGNGSDEIIMIISRALLGKGVNTVMATETFPQYAHNARIEGAEIREIPLKDGQHDLEGFLEAINEETAVVWLCNPNNPTGNLIPGDALNGFLEQVSENILVVLDEAYFEYITKSDHIDSISWLEKFPNVIILRTFSKAYGLAAFRVGYAIGQPEVISNLNKVRSPFNNNSLGLAVAEKALEDEAFIEQCRILNQEQRQRFTQYASDNKLHLFDSETNFVLIEVPGDADDASEKLLQHGFIVRSGNALGTPGYIRVTIGSEAQTSNFFKAFDTLLQTEDSAV from the coding sequence ATGAATTGGAAAAAAGCGCTTGAAAGTATTCAACCTTATAAACCAGGAAGATCGATTGATGAAGCAAAACGAATATACGGTCTGAATGATGTTGTAAAACTTGCATCAAATGAAAATCCGTATGGTTGTGCACCATCTGTCAGAGACTATTTGACATCAGCAGCAATCCAGCATGAAATCTATCCTGACGGCTATGCGGGTGGATTACGAAAGAAACTTGCGGGGAAACACGGAGTTGACGAAACGTCATTGTTATTTGGAAATGGCTCAGATGAGATCATCATGATCATTTCAAGAGCACTCCTTGGCAAAGGAGTAAATACGGTTATGGCGACAGAGACATTCCCGCAATATGCCCATAATGCGAGAATTGAAGGGGCCGAAATCCGGGAAATTCCATTGAAAGATGGCCAACATGATTTGGAAGGATTCTTGGAAGCTATCAATGAAGAGACGGCTGTAGTTTGGTTATGCAATCCGAATAATCCGACCGGTAATTTGATTCCTGGCGATGCTCTAAATGGTTTCCTTGAACAAGTTTCAGAGAATATTCTAGTCGTTCTTGACGAAGCGTATTTCGAATACATTACTAAATCTGACCATATCGATTCGATTTCATGGCTGGAAAAGTTCCCGAATGTTATTATTTTACGGACATTTTCTAAAGCATACGGATTGGCAGCATTCAGAGTTGGCTATGCAATTGGTCAGCCTGAGGTCATCTCTAATCTCAATAAAGTGCGAAGCCCGTTCAATAATAACTCACTTGGACTAGCAGTTGCAGAAAAAGCGCTAGAAGACGAGGCATTTATCGAACAATGCCGTATCCTGAATCAAGAACAAAGGCAACGGTTTACACAGTATGCTTCTGACAATAAACTGCATTTATTTGATTCTGAAACGAATTTTGTTTTAATTGAAGTGCCAGGTGATGCAGATGATGCTTCAGAAAAGTTGTTGCAGCATGGATTCATCGTTAGAAGTGGAAATGCACTTGGAACCCCAGGTTATATAAGGGTGACGATTGGGTCGGAAGCTCAGACTAGCAACTTCTTCAAGGCGTTTGATACGTTGTTGCAAACCGAGGATTCAGCCGTATGA
- the aroH gene encoding chorismate mutase: MVRGLRGATTVENDEEQAVLEATQALVEEMAKENSVLPGEIISVLISTTTDIKSTFPAKAVRSIDGWMYVPVMCTHEMDVPGAMPLCIRALMHVNTDILQCDVKHIYQKNAVKLRPDLQK; the protein is encoded by the coding sequence ATGGTAAGAGGATTAAGGGGAGCAACGACAGTCGAGAATGACGAAGAACAAGCCGTTCTTGAAGCGACACAAGCATTGGTTGAAGAAATGGCGAAAGAGAACAGTGTGTTGCCTGGGGAGATCATCTCGGTACTAATCTCTACGACGACGGACATCAAATCGACTTTTCCTGCAAAAGCAGTTAGATCGATTGATGGTTGGATGTACGTCCCGGTTATGTGTACGCATGAGATGGACGTGCCTGGGGCAATGCCATTATGCATCAGAGCGCTTATGCATGTGAATACTGATATTCTGCAATGTGATGTAAAACATATTTATCAAAAAAATGCAGTTAAGTTAAGACCGGATTTACAAAAATAA
- the aroB gene encoding 3-dehydroquinate synthase: MGKLTVAVRDHQYNVHIGQDTYKLFATEYAELLGTVDRIAIIADERVAAVYLPLLQKALESVNCEISVKTVPAGENCKTSAVYVDCLSFLLNEKFTRDSLLIAFGGGACGDLTGFVAATFMRGIRYLQCPTTILAHDSAVGGKTAINMPEGKNMVGSFHQPIGVLFNTELFVSLPPREIRSGMAELLKHALISDVDWTHELLSNPSFSQPSIEWLSSELLRGIEVKAKIVSEDEFENSTRKFLNFGHTFGHAVEGVCGFGGLSHGESVMIGMAYSLILSESHGAVGAELTNRFIQFANTHGYTFQPVHEHEFDVFINYMEKDKKVSFGKLNFVLLDGIGKPYVKELSKVQCEQAFNQLRQRTKGDGAK, from the coding sequence ATGGGGAAACTTACGGTTGCTGTCCGGGATCATCAATATAACGTCCATATAGGTCAAGATACGTACAAGCTATTTGCCACAGAATATGCTGAACTTCTAGGAACTGTCGACCGTATCGCAATCATTGCGGATGAACGGGTAGCAGCTGTCTATTTGCCACTGCTACAGAAGGCATTGGAGTCTGTAAACTGTGAAATTAGTGTGAAAACAGTCCCTGCTGGAGAAAACTGTAAAACATCCGCTGTGTACGTTGATTGCTTATCTTTTTTGTTGAATGAAAAATTCACAAGAGATTCCCTTCTTATCGCATTTGGTGGAGGCGCATGCGGTGATCTCACTGGGTTCGTTGCTGCGACATTCATGAGAGGTATAAGATACTTGCAATGCCCAACAACAATCTTGGCGCATGACAGTGCAGTGGGAGGCAAAACGGCAATCAATATGCCGGAAGGGAAAAATATGGTCGGCTCTTTTCATCAGCCAATCGGAGTTCTATTTAACACGGAGCTCTTTGTATCGCTTCCGCCGAGAGAAATCAGATCGGGCATGGCGGAATTGTTGAAACACGCACTTATTTCGGATGTTGACTGGACGCATGAGTTACTGTCTAACCCTTCTTTTTCTCAACCGAGCATAGAGTGGTTATCAAGCGAACTGCTACGAGGAATCGAAGTTAAAGCGAAAATTGTTTCAGAGGATGAATTCGAAAATTCAACTCGTAAGTTTTTGAATTTCGGTCACACATTTGGCCACGCAGTGGAAGGTGTTTGTGGATTCGGCGGTTTAAGCCACGGGGAGTCAGTTATGATTGGTATGGCATACAGCCTTATCTTAAGTGAAAGCCATGGCGCAGTTGGTGCAGAGTTGACAAATCGTTTCATCCAATTTGCAAATACGCATGGCTATACATTCCAACCGGTTCATGAACATGAATTCGATGTATTTATAAATTATATGGAAAAAGATAAAAAAGTCTCTTTTGGAAAACTGAATTTTGTTTTACTTGATGGTATCGGAAAACCCTATGTAAAAGAACTGTCAAAAGTACAGTGTGAACAAGCATTCAATCAATTGAGACAAAGAACGAAAGGGGATGGGGCGAAATGA
- the aroC gene encoding chorismate synthase — protein sequence MRYFTAGESHGPQLTAIIEGLPAQMELTAEMINGELSRRQGGHGRGRRMQIEKDQVVISSGVRHGKTLGSPVTLTVVNDDWKHWTSIMGVEPLADDVKPEDVKRQITRPRPGHADLVGGMKYGHRDLRNVLERSSARETTMRVAIGAVAKQFLRELGIETVAHVTEIGGFTTNPDTYAGKGTEELRNIIENDPVYCADPEASKLMVQAIDDAKGRGDTVGGVVEVIIEGCPPGIGSYVQFDRKMDGKLAGAMMSINAFKGVEIGLGFEMAKMPGSKVHDEIVWSEEQGYFRKSNRLGGLEGGMTTGMPIVVRGVMKPIPTLYKPLESVDIDTKEPFVATIERSDPCAVPAASVVAEHVIATEMAKAIMEEFRSDTMDGLKKDIEEYRQYVKEF from the coding sequence ATGAGGTATTTCACAGCCGGTGAATCACATGGCCCGCAATTAACAGCAATCATTGAAGGGCTGCCTGCCCAAATGGAATTGACTGCCGAAATGATAAATGGGGAACTCTCGAGACGTCAAGGTGGACATGGACGTGGAAGACGCATGCAAATAGAAAAAGATCAGGTTGTCATCTCGTCAGGTGTCCGTCATGGTAAAACACTTGGTTCCCCGGTTACGTTGACGGTTGTTAACGATGATTGGAAACATTGGACATCGATTATGGGGGTGGAACCTCTAGCAGATGATGTTAAGCCAGAAGATGTGAAACGACAAATAACGCGTCCAAGACCAGGGCATGCAGATCTTGTGGGCGGTATGAAATACGGTCATCGGGATCTGCGCAATGTCCTAGAACGATCGTCCGCACGTGAGACAACAATGCGTGTAGCAATCGGCGCGGTCGCAAAACAGTTCCTTCGCGAACTCGGTATCGAAACAGTCGCACATGTAACAGAAATCGGAGGATTCACAACAAATCCAGATACATATGCAGGAAAAGGGACAGAAGAGCTCCGCAACATCATCGAGAACGACCCTGTCTACTGTGCAGACCCTGAGGCTTCGAAATTGATGGTCCAAGCCATTGATGACGCAAAAGGCCGTGGAGATACAGTTGGAGGCGTCGTAGAGGTAATCATTGAAGGATGTCCACCTGGTATTGGGAGTTATGTTCAATTTGATCGGAAGATGGACGGTAAACTTGCCGGAGCGATGATGAGCATCAATGCGTTTAAAGGTGTTGAAATTGGACTCGGATTTGAAATGGCAAAAATGCCAGGCAGTAAAGTGCATGATGAAATCGTTTGGAGCGAAGAACAAGGCTATTTCCGTAAATCGAATCGCTTGGGTGGCCTTGAAGGTGGAATGACTACGGGTATGCCGATTGTAGTCAGGGGCGTTATGAAACCTATCCCTACCTTGTACAAACCGCTTGAGAGTGTCGATATTGATACGAAAGAACCGTTTGTTGCAACTATCGAACGTTCGGACCCTTGTGCGGTACCTGCAGCTTCTGTTGTAGCAGAACATGTCATTGCAACTGAAATGGCAAAAGCCATCATGGAAGAATTCCGTTCGGACACAATGGACGGCCTTAAAAAGGATATTGAAGAATATAGACAGTATGTAAAGGAGTTTTAA
- a CDS encoding protein-glutamate O-methyltransferase CheR: protein MPDYAMFIGKIKKKTGIDLSLYKEAQMKRRLTSLYEKRGYRNFIEYYEAIHNDKALLEEFLDRMTINVSEFYRNAQRWDVLEKKIFPKLLVQNKKLKIWSAACSTGEEPYSLALVLSSLMPLRDISILATDLDLGVIERAKVGLYPERALKEVPAPIVKQHFINEGHFYQVKDEIKRTVTFKQQNLLEDRYDTGFDLIVCRNVMIYFTEEAKDRIYTNFSKSLKPGGILFVGSTEQIFNPSKYGLESEDTFFYRKI from the coding sequence ATGCCGGATTACGCTATGTTTATTGGGAAAATTAAAAAAAAGACAGGTATCGATTTGTCACTTTATAAAGAAGCGCAGATGAAAAGAAGACTTACTTCTCTTTATGAGAAAAGAGGATATCGGAACTTTATCGAATATTATGAAGCTATACATAATGACAAGGCACTGCTAGAGGAATTTCTCGATCGGATGACAATCAACGTTTCCGAATTTTACCGTAACGCTCAGCGATGGGACGTACTGGAAAAAAAGATTTTCCCTAAGCTCCTTGTTCAAAACAAAAAACTCAAGATTTGGAGTGCTGCTTGTTCCACGGGTGAAGAACCTTACTCTCTCGCACTGGTTTTGTCATCACTTATGCCACTTCGTGATATTTCAATCTTGGCAACGGATCTCGATTTAGGTGTTATTGAACGGGCGAAAGTCGGTTTATATCCTGAAAGAGCTTTGAAGGAAGTGCCTGCACCAATTGTGAAGCAGCACTTTATCAATGAAGGTCATTTTTATCAAGTGAAAGATGAAATCAAGCGAACTGTAACTTTTAAGCAGCAAAATTTGCTGGAAGATCGATACGATACGGGATTCGATTTAATTGTCTGCAGAAATGTGATGATTTACTTTACTGAAGAAGCAAAGGATAGGATTTATACAAACTTTTCCAAGTCGCTGAAGCCGGGTGGAATACTTTTTGTAGGAAGTACAGAGCAGATTTTTAATCCTTCAAAATACGGTTTAGAATCAGAAGATACATTCTTTTATAGGAAAATTTAA
- the ndk gene encoding nucleoside-diphosphate kinase yields the protein MERTFLMVKPDGVQRNLIGEIVGRFESKGFQLVGAKLMTISQELAEQHYGEHKERPFFGELVDFITSGPVFAMVWEGENVISVGRLMTGATNPKESAPGTIRGDFAVTVGKNIIHGSDAPESAVREIGLFFKEEELVTYDKSMNNWIN from the coding sequence ATGGAAAGAACATTTTTAATGGTTAAACCAGACGGCGTTCAACGTAATCTAATCGGTGAAATCGTTGGTCGTTTTGAAAGTAAAGGTTTCCAACTTGTAGGCGCTAAGCTTATGACAATTTCACAAGAACTTGCTGAGCAACACTATGGCGAACATAAAGAGCGTCCTTTTTTCGGCGAGCTTGTTGACTTCATCACTTCAGGTCCTGTTTTCGCAATGGTATGGGAAGGCGAAAACGTCATCTCAGTTGGTCGTCTAATGACAGGCGCAACGAACCCGAAAGAATCTGCACCTGGAACAATCCGCGGTGACTTCGCTGTTACTGTTGGCAAAAACATCATTCACGGTTCAGATGCTCCAGAATCAGCTGTTCGTGAAATCGGTCTTTTCTTCAAGGAAGAAGAGCTCGTAACTTATGACAAATCAATGAACAACTGGATCAACTAA